The following proteins are encoded in a genomic region of Micrococcaceae bacterium Sec5.8:
- the rpsM gene encoding 30S ribosomal protein S13, protein MARLAGVDIPREKRLEIALTYIYGVGKTRAHETLAATGISADVRVKDLSDAELVQLRDYIEGNYKVEGDLRREVAADIRRKVEIGSYEGIRHRKGLPVRGQRTKTNARTRKGPKRTVAGKKKTR, encoded by the coding sequence ATGGCTCGTCTCGCTGGCGTAGACATTCCCCGCGAAAAGCGGTTGGAAATTGCGCTTACTTACATCTACGGCGTGGGCAAGACCCGTGCACACGAAACCCTGGCTGCCACGGGCATCAGTGCGGACGTTCGGGTCAAGGACCTGTCCGACGCCGAGCTCGTCCAGCTGCGTGATTACATTGAAGGCAACTACAAGGTTGAGGGTGACCTTCGCCGCGAAGTAGCAGCAGATATCCGCCGCAAGGTTGAAATCGGCAGCTACGAAGGTATTCGCCACCGTAAGGGCCTGCCAGTACGCGGTCAGCGTACGAAGACGAACGCACGCACCCGCAAGGGCCCGAAGCGCACCGTCGCAGGCAAGAAGAAGACCCGCTAA
- a CDS encoding Hpt domain-containing protein, with protein MSIPASREGDCSTNGVCLSAAPDSRPGERVTPGAGLPLLDLQVLRHLEVEMGDPAVARSFAQDYLRIWEKRIQLLIRSVANKDPYAAMDAVLSLKNSALMVGASRLSALALELEEIIPTKDFSSAPARVAVIAEVGQATNQALQRCYLAQKN; from the coding sequence ATGTCCATTCCGGCGTCGCGCGAGGGCGACTGCAGCACCAACGGCGTCTGCCTTTCCGCAGCCCCGGACTCCCGGCCCGGCGAACGGGTGACTCCGGGGGCCGGACTGCCGCTGCTGGACTTGCAGGTGCTCCGGCACCTGGAAGTCGAGATGGGCGATCCAGCCGTGGCCCGGTCCTTCGCGCAGGACTACCTCCGGATCTGGGAGAAGCGGATCCAATTACTTATCCGGTCCGTTGCAAACAAAGACCCCTATGCGGCCATGGACGCAGTCCTCAGCCTGAAGAACTCCGCCCTCATGGTGGGAGCCTCCAGGCTGTCCGCCCTGGCCTTGGAACTTGAAGAGATCATCCCGACGAAAGACTTCTCCTCAGCGCCAGCAAGGGTGGCCGTCATCGCCGAGGTCGGCCAGGCCACGAATCAAGCCCTGCAGCGGTGTTATCTAGCGCAGAAGAACTAA
- a CDS encoding ATP-binding protein, producing MREQLLVSHTDRFFRRLRPRLQVALCQLPLTVLLAGLAAAAPAVWPTLLDSWIFLASIVLMAGLFVACFLVPWERLPANAYLAIPIVDFLVIGLARNGALPAVAGLGILAIFPVLWLSISAGFARTTVLLSFVCTLLITLPSAVQEFPNISPADMTTAILLPLMMLAVSLAIRFASANVRVQRQRLEQKDKEMRELLVDSRRRERLLKTVLDTIDVGIVALDADGRTTLVNDQQEVFHRAASPDAPGAPAEESRQLIFSQDRVTPLPEDKRPIHRALAGETFADYLVWIGEAAEQRAISTAARIIRNEDGGFSGAVIVYSDVTGLVEALAAREDLISNVSHEFRSPLMSVLGNVDLVLGEVDGHSPVAVRRLEVVQRNAERLLSLVSDLLVSASAVLSVHPRRTDLAGLVETTLGSAQAQADATSVSLSMDVPEPLWVHVDPLRISQVLDNLISNAIKYSPGGGTVLVTAGVRDGQVLLEVKDNGMGMTAADADKVFTRFYRSPAVREGSIPGVGLGLSITRAIIERHGGTISCTTLPGYGSTFSVALPADAEQHSLEQDLTGAAPGLTRP from the coding sequence TTGCGTGAGCAGTTACTGGTCAGCCACACGGACCGTTTCTTTCGACGACTAAGGCCCCGGCTTCAGGTCGCCCTGTGCCAGCTGCCGTTGACGGTCCTGCTGGCCGGGCTGGCCGCGGCGGCGCCCGCGGTCTGGCCCACCCTCCTGGACAGTTGGATCTTCCTTGCCTCCATTGTCCTCATGGCAGGACTCTTCGTGGCGTGTTTCCTGGTTCCGTGGGAGAGGCTGCCGGCCAATGCATACCTTGCTATTCCGATTGTTGATTTCCTCGTCATCGGGCTCGCCCGCAACGGCGCTCTTCCAGCAGTCGCCGGCCTCGGTATTCTGGCCATATTTCCCGTTCTTTGGCTTTCGATCTCCGCCGGTTTTGCCCGTACCACCGTTTTACTCAGCTTCGTTTGCACCCTGTTGATCACGCTGCCGTCAGCAGTGCAAGAGTTTCCCAACATTTCACCCGCCGACATGACAACTGCAATTCTGCTGCCTTTGATGATGCTCGCGGTTTCTTTGGCGATCCGGTTCGCCAGTGCCAACGTCCGGGTCCAACGCCAAAGGCTGGAACAAAAAGATAAGGAAATGCGTGAACTGCTGGTGGACAGCAGGAGGCGTGAACGGCTCCTGAAGACAGTTCTGGACACGATCGACGTCGGGATTGTTGCTCTCGACGCCGACGGCCGGACCACGCTGGTCAACGACCAGCAGGAAGTCTTCCACCGAGCCGCCAGCCCCGATGCCCCGGGCGCCCCGGCCGAGGAGTCCCGGCAGCTCATCTTCAGCCAGGATCGTGTGACGCCCCTTCCCGAGGACAAACGGCCGATTCACCGGGCCTTGGCGGGCGAGACGTTCGCGGACTATCTCGTCTGGATCGGCGAGGCCGCGGAACAGCGGGCCATCTCGACGGCGGCACGGATCATTCGGAACGAGGACGGCGGCTTTAGCGGGGCAGTCATCGTCTACAGCGATGTGACTGGTCTCGTGGAAGCCCTGGCGGCCCGGGAAGACCTCATCTCAAACGTCTCGCACGAATTCCGGAGTCCCCTGATGTCGGTCCTGGGAAACGTGGACCTGGTGCTCGGCGAGGTGGACGGCCACTCTCCCGTTGCCGTCCGGAGACTCGAAGTGGTCCAGCGCAACGCCGAGAGGCTGCTGTCCCTCGTCTCCGACTTGCTCGTGTCCGCGTCCGCGGTCCTGTCCGTCCATCCACGACGGACGGACCTCGCCGGGCTGGTCGAGACCACCCTGGGATCGGCCCAGGCGCAAGCCGACGCCACCAGCGTTTCGCTTTCCATGGATGTGCCGGAGCCGCTGTGGGTCCACGTGGATCCGCTGCGGATCAGCCAGGTCCTGGACAACCTCATCTCCAACGCCATCAAGTACTCACCGGGCGGCGGCACCGTACTTGTCACTGCCGGAGTCCGGGACGGCCAGGTGCTGCTGGAAGTGAAGGACAACGGCATGGGCATGACGGCGGCCGACGCGGACAAGGTTTTTACCCGCTTTTATCGGAGTCCCGCCGTCCGGGAGGGATCCATTCCCGGCGTCGGGCTGGGTCTTTCGATTACCAGGGCAATCATTGAGCGCCACGGCGGCACCATATCCTGCACTACCCTCCCCGGGTACGGCAGTACTTTTTCAGTCGCGCTCCCGGCGGATGCTGAGCAGCACTCTCTCGAGCAGGACCTTACTGGCGCAGCGCCCGGGTTAACTCGGCCCTAG
- a CDS encoding tRNA pseudouridine synthase A, whose product MSHQKPVAPLRGGNGFLRIRLDLAYDGGPFSGWAVQPGRRTVQGTLEDAIAMLIRRPVRVTVAGRTDAGVHARGQVVHVDLTEAEWIGLNRGAELDPAVALLRRIRGSLSRGLGDLTGAIEVHKVTAAPEGFDARFSALWRRYSYRIADGPALWDPLGRTSTLWHREELDVGLMNDGASQLLGLQDFRSYCKPREGATTIRELQRFEFSRGADGVLVATVQADAFCHNMVRSLVGSALFVGAGVEEPGWLHERLQARQRDAKSVLAAPHPLVLEEVSYPSASGLLARAELTRALRQ is encoded by the coding sequence ATGAGCCACCAGAAACCCGTTGCCCCCTTGAGAGGGGGCAACGGGTTTCTGCGTATCCGGCTGGATCTTGCGTATGACGGCGGACCCTTCAGCGGGTGGGCCGTGCAGCCTGGACGGCGCACCGTCCAGGGGACCCTCGAAGATGCCATCGCGATGCTCATCCGCCGGCCCGTCAGGGTCACGGTCGCCGGGCGTACCGATGCCGGCGTGCACGCCCGCGGTCAGGTTGTCCACGTCGACCTCACCGAGGCGGAATGGATTGGCCTGAACCGCGGCGCGGAACTGGACCCCGCCGTCGCGCTTCTCCGCCGGATCCGGGGTTCCCTCAGCCGTGGCCTCGGCGATCTCACCGGCGCTATCGAAGTCCACAAGGTTACGGCCGCTCCCGAGGGTTTCGATGCCCGCTTTTCCGCGCTCTGGCGCCGGTACAGCTACCGGATTGCCGACGGCCCTGCCCTGTGGGACCCGCTGGGCAGGACCTCCACGCTGTGGCACCGGGAAGAGCTCGACGTGGGGCTGATGAATGACGGGGCCTCCCAGCTGCTGGGACTGCAGGATTTCCGGTCGTACTGCAAGCCCCGGGAAGGGGCAACCACCATTCGGGAGTTGCAGCGCTTCGAGTTTTCCCGCGGCGCCGACGGGGTGCTGGTGGCCACCGTCCAGGCGGATGCGTTCTGCCACAACATGGTCCGCTCGCTGGTAGGGTCCGCGCTGTTCGTCGGCGCCGGCGTCGAGGAGCCCGGGTGGCTGCATGAGCGGCTGCAGGCCCGCCAGCGGGACGCCAAGTCCGTGCTGGCGGCTCCGCATCCCTTGGTCCTGGAGGAAGTCTCCTACCCCTCAGCGAGCGGGCTGCTGGCTAGGGCCGAGTTAACCCGGGCGCTGCGCCAGTAA
- the rpsK gene encoding 30S ribosomal protein S11, with amino-acid sequence MPPKTRGAVRKPRKKDKKNIALGQAHIKSTFNNTIVSITDPNGAVISWASSGEVGFKGSRKSTPFAAQMAAEAAAKRAQEHGMRKVDVFVKGPGSGRETAIRSLQAAGLEVGSIQDVTPSAHNGCRPPKRRRV; translated from the coding sequence ATGCCCCCGAAGACTCGTGGCGCGGTTCGCAAGCCGCGTAAGAAGGACAAGAAGAATATCGCGCTGGGCCAGGCGCACATCAAGAGCACCTTTAACAACACCATCGTTTCCATCACGGATCCGAACGGTGCTGTCATCTCCTGGGCTTCATCCGGTGAGGTTGGCTTCAAGGGCTCACGTAAGTCCACCCCGTTCGCAGCCCAGATGGCCGCCGAAGCCGCCGCAAAGCGTGCGCAGGAGCACGGCATGCGCAAGGTTGACGTATTCGTGAAGGGCCCGGGTTCGGGTCGCGAAACGGCTATCCGTTCACTGCAGGCCGCTGGCCTTGAGGTTGGATCCATCCAGGATGTAACCCCCAGCGCCCACAACGGTTGCCGTCCGCCGAAGCGCCGCCGCGTCTAA
- a CDS encoding type II secretion system F family protein — protein MSAIPITAIGLLLAAFVLAFWAVLRTRVPGKDSIRENLSRGLIATKKPAKTKGSLLEAYAGRFTPRRLVANLDRQLALAGRPAAWPLKRLMAAKVAGAIIAIVLGLLLIKSDPSAKTMWLSFAVSVLGYFIPDLLIYSRGVERQAAIGLELPDTLDQMTIAVEAGLGFDAAMSRTGQNGKGPLAAELVRTLQDMQIGMSRREAYLALADRTGAQDLRRFVNAILQADRYGISISAVLRTQASEMRRKRRQRAEEQAMKIPVKVLFPLMLCILPVLFIALLGPAAINVVDTLSGQ, from the coding sequence ATGTCAGCTATTCCCATCACAGCTATTGGCTTACTCCTGGCCGCTTTTGTCCTGGCGTTCTGGGCCGTCCTTCGAACCCGCGTTCCCGGGAAGGACTCCATCCGGGAGAACCTGTCCCGCGGCCTCATTGCCACGAAAAAGCCTGCCAAAACCAAGGGCTCCCTGTTGGAAGCCTATGCCGGCCGCTTCACACCGAGGCGTTTAGTGGCCAACCTGGACCGGCAACTGGCCCTGGCGGGCCGCCCTGCCGCCTGGCCACTCAAACGACTGATGGCAGCGAAGGTTGCCGGGGCCATCATTGCCATCGTCCTCGGACTCCTGCTGATCAAGAGTGATCCAAGCGCCAAGACAATGTGGCTCTCGTTTGCGGTGTCCGTCCTCGGCTATTTCATTCCCGACCTCCTGATTTACAGCAGGGGGGTCGAGCGCCAGGCAGCTATTGGACTGGAGCTGCCCGACACCCTTGACCAAATGACCATCGCGGTGGAAGCCGGCCTTGGTTTCGACGCAGCGATGTCCCGGACCGGTCAAAACGGAAAAGGACCGCTGGCCGCCGAGCTCGTCCGGACCCTTCAGGACATGCAGATCGGAATGTCGCGCCGCGAAGCCTACCTGGCCCTTGCCGACCGGACCGGCGCCCAGGATCTGCGTCGCTTCGTCAACGCCATCCTGCAGGCGGACCGGTACGGAATCTCCATTTCAGCCGTCCTCCGGACCCAGGCCAGCGAAATGCGGAGGAAGCGAAGGCAGCGGGCCGAGGAGCAGGCCATGAAAATTCCGGTTAAGGTCCTTTTTCCACTGATGCTGTGCATCCTGCCGGTCCTCTTCATTGCCTTGCTCGGCCCAGCGGCTATCAACGTCGTGGATACGTTGAGCGGGCAGTGA
- a CDS encoding response regulator transcription factor, whose product MSDLGIAVVIEDDDDVRGLLDAVLRQSGFEVHSAATGSDGVALAKHRQASVITLDVGLPDIDGFEVLRRIRQFSDAYVVMISGRDEELDTISALQGGADDYLVKPFRPRELRARITAMMRRPRQAAVAAGAGTGIGPGRDASGGAVASAMGAVHHPDADGDDAGQAGYGEVLRHNGLSLNTASRTVVSRGKDLVLTRSEFDLLHELLRGTGAVRTRSDLVRVVRGEHFRDDTYISGADERAVEVHIGNLRRKLGEDPQDPRWLITVRGLGYRRAPKRAE is encoded by the coding sequence GTGAGTGATCTTGGTATAGCCGTAGTAATTGAAGATGATGACGACGTGCGTGGCCTCCTCGACGCTGTCCTCCGGCAGTCGGGCTTCGAGGTGCACTCAGCGGCGACCGGCAGCGACGGCGTGGCGTTGGCCAAACATCGCCAGGCCAGCGTCATTACTCTGGATGTCGGGCTCCCCGATATCGATGGCTTCGAAGTGCTGCGTCGGATCAGGCAGTTCAGCGACGCCTATGTGGTCATGATTTCCGGCCGGGATGAGGAGCTGGACACGATTTCTGCCTTGCAGGGCGGAGCAGATGACTACTTGGTGAAACCCTTCCGCCCCCGGGAGCTCCGGGCCCGTATCACAGCCATGATGCGCCGCCCCCGGCAGGCCGCGGTGGCGGCCGGCGCCGGAACCGGGATCGGCCCGGGCAGGGATGCCTCGGGTGGGGCGGTCGCATCAGCCATGGGCGCTGTGCACCACCCTGATGCCGATGGTGACGACGCCGGGCAGGCCGGATACGGCGAGGTGCTGCGCCACAACGGGCTCTCCCTGAACACAGCCAGCCGGACAGTGGTTTCGCGCGGCAAGGACTTGGTGCTCACGCGCAGCGAATTCGACCTTCTGCACGAGTTGCTGCGGGGGACCGGCGCGGTTCGAACCCGCTCCGACCTGGTACGTGTGGTGCGGGGCGAGCACTTCCGGGACGACACCTACATCAGCGGCGCCGATGAACGGGCTGTCGAAGTGCATATCGGAAATCTTCGCCGCAAGCTCGGCGAAGATCCGCAAGACCCCCGTTGGCTGATTACTGTCCGCGGATTAGGGTACCGGCGTGCGCCGAAGCGCGCGGAGTAA
- the infA gene encoding translation initiation factor IF-1 produces MAKKDGVIEIEGVVTEALPNAMFRVELTNKHIVLAHISGKMRQHYIRILPEDRVVVELSPYDLTRGRIVYRYK; encoded by the coding sequence ATGGCCAAGAAGGACGGGGTCATTGAGATCGAGGGCGTTGTGACTGAGGCGCTGCCTAACGCGATGTTTCGCGTTGAGCTCACCAACAAGCACATCGTTCTGGCACACATCTCAGGAAAGATGCGCCAGCACTACATCAGGATTCTCCCTGAGGACCGGGTAGTGGTGGAGCTGAGCCCGTACGACCTGACACGTGGTCGTATCGTCTACCGCTACAAGTAA
- a CDS encoding DNA-directed RNA polymerase subunit alpha: MLIAQRPTLSEEVVSDNRSRFIIEPLEPGFGYTLGNSLRRTLLSSIPGASVTSIRIDGVLHEFTTVPGVKEDVTEIILNIKNLSVSSEHDEPVVAYLRKQGPGVVTAADIAPPAGVEFHNPDLHIATLNSKGKFELELTIERGRGYVSAAQNKSGDSEIGRIPVDSIYSPVLKVTFRVEATRVEQRTDFDKLIVDVETKQAIAPRDAVASAGTTLVELFGLARELNTAAEGIEIGPSPTDAALAADMALPIEDLDLTVRSYNCLKREGIHTVGELVARSEADLMDIRNFGAKSIDEVKAKLVELGLSLKDSPPGFDLAARAAAIEEDDAAFSDDEL; this comes from the coding sequence GTGCTCATTGCACAGCGCCCCACCCTCTCCGAAGAGGTCGTCTCCGACAACCGCTCCCGTTTCATCATTGAACCGTTGGAGCCCGGCTTCGGATACACCCTCGGAAACTCCCTCCGCCGTACCCTGCTCTCCTCCATCCCCGGTGCCTCTGTCACGAGCATCCGGATCGATGGCGTGCTGCACGAGTTCACCACGGTCCCGGGTGTCAAGGAAGATGTCACTGAGATCATCCTGAACATCAAGAACCTGTCGGTCTCCTCCGAGCACGATGAGCCGGTTGTTGCCTACCTGCGCAAGCAGGGCCCGGGAGTCGTCACCGCCGCGGACATCGCTCCGCCGGCCGGCGTCGAATTCCACAACCCGGATCTGCACATTGCCACGCTGAACTCGAAGGGCAAGTTCGAACTCGAACTGACCATCGAGCGCGGCCGCGGCTACGTTTCGGCAGCTCAGAACAAGTCCGGTGACTCCGAGATCGGCCGCATTCCGGTCGACTCGATCTACTCGCCGGTCCTGAAGGTTACTTTCCGCGTGGAAGCTACCCGTGTTGAGCAGCGCACTGACTTCGACAAGCTCATTGTCGACGTCGAGACCAAGCAGGCCATCGCCCCGCGCGATGCTGTGGCTTCCGCAGGTACCACCCTGGTGGAACTGTTCGGTCTTGCCCGCGAGCTGAACACCGCAGCTGAAGGTATCGAGATTGGCCCGTCGCCGACGGACGCTGCCCTGGCAGCGGACATGGCTCTGCCGATCGAGGATCTGGACCTCACCGTCCGTTCCTACAACTGCCTCAAGCGTGAGGGCATCCACACCGTGGGTGAACTTGTGGCCCGCTCCGAGGCCGACCTCATGGACATCCGTAACTTCGGTGCGAAGTCCATCGATGAGGTCAAGGCAAAGCTGGTTGAACTGGGCCTGTCCCTCAAGGACTCGCCTCCCGGTTTTGACCTCGCAGCACGCGCCGCAGCAATTGAAGAGGACGACGCCGCTTTCAGCGACGACGAGCTCTAA
- a CDS encoding type II secretion system F family protein — MALILGFLLCYTALGIIVLFVVAPRRPETLLNRRTAAAAGHNTLGGGIGARATAAAESLLKRRNYTAAMAGALEQAGLGIRAPEFVVLALAAAAAIGAGVLATVGPFPALLFLLLSPLGARFLLRFLASRRRAQFSDQLDETLQLLAGGLRAGHSLLRAIDAVAGEAEAPTTEEFSRIINETRLGRDLGEALDDAASRMRSEDFSWVAQAIAIHREVGGNLADVLDQVGQTIRERSQIRGQVKALSAEGKISALVLMLLPLVITVALMLMSPGYMDPMVRTPLGLMMIGVAALLFTAGGFWLRKVVQFKF; from the coding sequence ACTGATCCTGGGATTCCTGTTGTGTTACACCGCGCTGGGCATCATCGTCCTGTTCGTCGTAGCTCCGCGCAGGCCCGAAACCCTGCTGAACCGGCGGACGGCAGCCGCCGCCGGCCACAACACGCTGGGCGGGGGCATCGGTGCTCGGGCCACCGCCGCCGCCGAATCCCTGCTGAAGCGGCGCAACTACACCGCCGCGATGGCGGGAGCACTGGAACAAGCCGGCCTCGGCATCAGGGCGCCCGAGTTTGTCGTCCTCGCACTGGCGGCGGCGGCCGCGATCGGAGCAGGCGTCCTGGCCACGGTCGGACCGTTTCCGGCGCTGTTGTTCCTGCTTCTCTCACCCCTTGGCGCGCGCTTCCTCTTGCGGTTCCTCGCTTCGCGGCGGCGTGCCCAGTTCTCCGACCAGCTCGATGAGACCCTGCAGCTTTTGGCTGGAGGCCTTCGTGCCGGACACAGCCTGCTGCGGGCCATTGATGCGGTGGCAGGGGAAGCTGAGGCCCCGACCACGGAAGAGTTTTCCCGGATCATCAACGAAACAAGGCTTGGGCGTGATCTGGGTGAGGCGCTGGACGATGCCGCCTCGCGGATGCGGTCGGAAGATTTTTCCTGGGTGGCGCAGGCCATCGCCATCCACCGCGAGGTGGGCGGCAACCTCGCGGACGTTCTGGACCAGGTTGGCCAAACCATCCGGGAGCGGAGCCAGATCCGGGGTCAGGTGAAGGCGCTCAGCGCCGAAGGAAAAATTTCGGCGCTCGTGCTCATGCTGCTTCCTTTAGTGATAACCGTCGCGTTGATGCTCATGAGCCCGGGCTACATGGACCCGATGGTACGGACGCCCTTAGGGCTGATGATGATCGGTGTGGCCGCCCTCCTCTTCACCGCCGGCGGATTTTGGCTGCGTAAAGTCGTCCAATTCAAGTTCTAG
- the rplQ gene encoding 50S ribosomal protein L17, which yields MPTPAKGPRLGGGAAHERLMLANLSAALFEHKRITTTVTKAKRLKPYAERLVTFAKRGDLASRRRVLGLISDKGIVHELFTDIAQAVENRNGGYTRITKIGNRKGDNAPMAVIELVLEPVSAKQAVVAEATSAAQRDAAKKDADKAEAAPVVETEAAETEEAPEADVVETEAAATEEAPEADVVETAATKSEKDAK from the coding sequence ATGCCTACCCCCGCTAAGGGTCCGCGCCTCGGAGGCGGAGCGGCTCACGAGCGTCTTATGCTCGCGAACCTGTCCGCCGCACTGTTCGAGCACAAGCGGATCACCACTACGGTGACCAAGGCCAAGCGACTGAAGCCGTACGCCGAGCGCCTGGTGACCTTCGCCAAGCGTGGCGACCTGGCTTCCCGCCGCCGAGTACTCGGCTTGATCAGCGACAAGGGCATCGTCCACGAGCTGTTCACCGACATTGCCCAGGCAGTGGAGAACCGCAACGGTGGCTACACCCGCATCACCAAGATCGGCAACCGCAAGGGCGATAACGCTCCCATGGCTGTCATCGAACTGGTTCTCGAGCCGGTTTCCGCGAAGCAGGCAGTGGTAGCCGAGGCTACCTCCGCTGCTCAGCGCGACGCTGCCAAGAAGGACGCCGACAAGGCTGAAGCCGCCCCGGTTGTTGAGACCGAAGCTGCCGAGACCGAAGAGGCCCCGGAAGCTGACGTCGTTGAGACCGAAGCAGCAGCCACAGAAGAAGCACCGGAAGCTGACGTCGTCGAGACTGCAGCCACCAAGTCCGAAAAGGACGCGAAGTAA
- a CDS encoding P1 family peptidase, with protein MTSITDVPGIRVGHAGRTGAGWLSGVTVVLPPGGTVGSVDVRGGGPGTHETDALDPTTLTRTVDAVVLAGGSAFGLAAAHGTQRWCEENGRGFPVPGGVVPIVPAAAIFDLGRGGDFTARPDDAMGYTAAVDAAARENGHDVERGNAGAGTGAAIGRGQFKGGVGTASLTLDNGVVVGALAVVNSLGLPTAGGKVGDGSAGASDQPPLPLNTTLVVVATNAILDKAECKRTASAAHAGLARALNPSHTLADGDTVFCLATGAIALDRSSESARQSGLITLQSAAADAVSLAILDGIACAQAVSTPAGRFGAYRP; from the coding sequence ATGACTTCGATCACGGATGTGCCGGGTATCCGGGTGGGCCATGCCGGCAGGACGGGCGCAGGCTGGCTCAGCGGGGTAACTGTGGTGCTGCCGCCGGGTGGGACGGTGGGTTCGGTTGATGTCCGGGGCGGCGGCCCCGGAACCCATGAGACCGACGCCCTCGACCCGACGACACTGACCCGCACGGTCGACGCGGTCGTGCTTGCCGGGGGAAGCGCTTTCGGTCTCGCCGCGGCCCACGGTACCCAGCGCTGGTGCGAGGAGAACGGCAGGGGCTTTCCGGTTCCGGGCGGTGTGGTCCCCATCGTGCCCGCGGCAGCGATCTTTGACCTCGGCCGCGGCGGAGACTTCACTGCCCGCCCGGACGACGCCATGGGTTACACGGCCGCTGTGGACGCCGCTGCCCGCGAGAACGGCCACGACGTCGAACGCGGCAACGCCGGCGCCGGCACCGGCGCAGCAATTGGCCGGGGCCAGTTCAAAGGCGGGGTTGGAACCGCCTCCCTCACTTTGGACAATGGCGTGGTGGTCGGCGCCCTCGCGGTAGTTAACTCACTCGGGCTACCTACTGCTGGGGGCAAGGTCGGGGACGGCAGCGCCGGCGCTTCGGATCAGCCGCCCCTGCCGCTGAACACGACACTGGTGGTGGTTGCCACCAACGCGATCCTTGACAAAGCCGAGTGCAAGCGCACCGCCTCGGCAGCCCACGCGGGCCTGGCCCGGGCGTTGAACCCCAGCCATACCCTGGCCGACGGTGACACTGTCTTCTGCCTCGCTACGGGCGCAATCGCGCTGGACCGCAGCAGCGAGTCGGCGCGGCAGTCGGGATTGATCACGCTGCAGAGCGCGGCAGCCGACGCCGTGAGCCTGGCAATCCTGGACGGCATCGCCTGTGCCCAGGCTGTGAGCACGCCGGCTGGCCGTTTTGGTGCGTACCGGCCCTGA
- a CDS encoding sugar ABC transporter permease — MTRQLTDRPRAATKAPPAAAPRPRWSSRTRKDFFVFLALALPNLLLIAVFTYLPLFNNIYYSTLDWTLGSASATVVGLDNYVTFFTSSDATKVLGTTAVFTLITVGGSMVLGLLVALALNSKIRGTTFARSAVFAPYVLSGVGVGLVWLFIFDPGYGVLAWLLRGLGQQSPQWINDPQLSLVMVIIVYIWKNLGYCAVVYLAGLQSLPQDVMEAASLDGANGFRRFISMALPLLSPTTFFLLITTMLSSLQAFDLIRIMTPLGNGTSTLIYEAYLQAFGAFNRAGYSASISVVLFAILLIITVLQLRFVERKVHYS, encoded by the coding sequence ATGACCCGACAATTAACTGACCGCCCCCGCGCCGCCACCAAAGCCCCACCGGCGGCAGCACCGCGTCCCCGCTGGTCCTCAAGAACGCGCAAGGACTTCTTCGTCTTCCTGGCGCTGGCCTTGCCCAACCTCCTGCTCATCGCGGTATTCACCTATCTCCCGCTCTTCAACAACATTTACTACTCCACCCTGGACTGGACGCTGGGCTCCGCCTCGGCAACGGTGGTGGGCCTGGACAACTACGTCACCTTCTTCACCAGCTCGGACGCCACCAAGGTGCTGGGCACCACGGCAGTGTTCACGCTCATCACCGTGGGCGGCTCCATGGTCCTCGGCCTGTTGGTGGCACTCGCGCTGAATTCCAAGATCCGGGGCACCACTTTTGCCCGCTCAGCAGTGTTCGCCCCGTACGTGCTCAGCGGTGTCGGCGTCGGGCTCGTCTGGTTGTTCATCTTCGATCCCGGCTACGGGGTCCTGGCCTGGTTGCTGCGCGGGCTTGGCCAGCAGAGTCCCCAGTGGATCAACGACCCACAGCTCTCCTTGGTCATGGTCATCATCGTTTACATCTGGAAGAACCTGGGGTACTGCGCCGTCGTCTACCTGGCCGGGCTGCAGTCGCTCCCGCAGGACGTCATGGAGGCCGCGTCGCTCGACGGCGCCAACGGGTTCAGGCGCTTCATCAGCATGGCTCTGCCGCTGCTCTCCCCCACCACGTTCTTCCTGCTCATCACCACCATGCTGAGCTCACTGCAGGCCTTCGACCTCATCCGGATCATGACCCCGCTGGGCAACGGCACCAGCACCCTGATCTACGAAGCCTATTTGCAGGCCTTCGGCGCCTTTAACCGGGCCGGGTATTCGGCTTCCATCTCCGTGGTCCTGTTTGCCATCCTGCTCATCATCACCGTGCTGCAGCTGCGGTTCGTCGAACGGAAGGTGCACTACTCGTGA
- the rpmJ gene encoding 50S ribosomal protein L36, translated as MKVKPSVKQICEKCKVIRRNGRVMVICENPRHKQRQG; from the coding sequence ATGAAGGTCAAGCCGAGCGTCAAGCAGATCTGCGAAAAGTGCAAAGTGATCCGCCGTAATGGCCGGGTCATGGTGATCTGCGAGAACCCGCGCCACAAGCAGCGCCAGGGCTAA